In Salvia miltiorrhiza cultivar Shanhuang (shh) chromosome 4, IMPLAD_Smil_shh, whole genome shotgun sequence, the DNA window GGACGACACGTCATTAACACGTAGGCTTAAGAGCTCGCCGGCCACAAATCGCCGATGAAATTGAAAAACAcggtgctaaaattgaacacggAGAAAAGGTAGCCATattttttggaacttttaaaagtcgtgctaaatttggaaTTCGGCtaaagttcatgatattacatgcatttaaccctaatataaattaaacagaaatgtaaaatacactaatttattaatagaatcttttttcttttatatgcGAACGCATGTACTCTTACCCAGTACGTTGGATACTGTTCATAAAATTTAAGTAAATGCATAACAATTACAAAATAGAAAATCATGGCAAATTAAACATTCATGGCTTAAGATAATACttatatactaataattaaagcaATAATATATGTATGCAGCAAGTTTCATGAAAAGTAGTTAATTAAATTCATTATAGCGGAGTTACAGGATTCATAACAACATGCTCCCAATGTTAACAATATGCATGCATTTAATTACACAATTAATATCTAATAAGACGTTACAGCATTTTGTTTTATACTTCGAGAATGTTATATATATGTGATTTTCCACTACAGTCTATATATAATGAACAGAACTTGATTATAGTAAAGCCTCAAACTTTCTATTACTTTTGatcttttattattaattcattaatcaaGTCATTGAGATAATCAACTTGTAAAGTAGATTAAAGGTATGCTTTAGTAGCTTAATTATTCTCCAGCAGTTATGCTTATAAATCTGTCTGCATGTCTTCTATAATCAGTCGAAACCAAGAAGAGCAAAATGGGTAATTTTATTATGTAATTCAAGAAATTGTCAGAGGAAAGCTGGTATTTGAACAAgtgtatatagcatttaaaaaaaaaaaatctttgaattgGTCTGATATGGTTAATTGAtagtaaaaatttaattaatcttattattttgcTTAAGTGCTGATTTATCAGTTGGTCTGAATGttgggattttttttaatatatcctTATAGTGAAACAAGAATTATAAACGTATgagtaaaatataatactctcttcgtctacGAAATGTTTATCCATTTGAGTTGTAtgcaaattttaataaatttgtgGAGTGTGTTCTGAGTGGAttaaaaatgacatttttattgtaattttataataattaatatgagTCGAATAATGACAATATTGGTAAGAGTGGTGCTATTTAGCTACATTATGGTTAATCataaattgattaaataaaaacatattgattttatttaattttttagttcCAATGTTTTGTCCATGTTgtagtgtgtgtgttttttcggacaaaacaataaaattagttaaatctttttttattttgaaccaaaatgTTTTAAATAGttcgagttttttttttttttctacttgACTAGTTTATGGCTAGCCACAATATAGCTAAATATAGGTAAATGAGGAGAAATATTAATTGTTGTAATTAAGTGGATTGTGTGGGTCTCACttttattctagttttaaaGTGATTAACATGATGAGTCCAGTAATgacaataataatgataataagaGGCAATATATGGAGTTATAATAAAGTGGGGTTGTATGATGTATAGTTACTAGAAATAAAATGAGcaaattttttgtggacaggTCGCAGTGAAAAACAAAATAAGtacgtggacggaggaagtatgtGATATTATGGTAATAATGAGATTACTAtagttataaatataaatatgatgaaaaatataaatgtagGTGTATCAAAATTAAAACATCTTATTTATTATGAACggactaaaataataaaaaatatcacaCTTTTTATATACAGAAAGAGTAATATATTAAGATATATTACATACAACGGGTACTTCTCATCATTGtgtgatatatatttttttttaggtaCACAGAACAATGAAATATTTTCAGGGCGCGACATTTGTTGTTTTATGTGCTCTACTTATATCAGGtcagtttttaattttactatttttttttatccaaacCATCTCTAATTTAAACATTTTTCGATTACTTTTTTATACTACAGAGATAATTTTCCAGCAGccaaatgttgaattttaaattattcgTTTTCAATTGAATCTGTGATTTAGGTTGTGCTCTGGCAGAATCGGATTCATCTAACTATGACTACAAAGCCAACATCCGTGTAAGCAAAGCACAATATTATTTTGGTATCGATGGGTTTCTTGATTTTGACCAATTTCATGTTTTCACTCAATTTAATTATctgattaattaaatttagttatttgtgatgtttataaaataaatgttgATATGATGTCAGTGTATGGTTGAGGCTTTGGATCCTCAATATGAAGGTGGCATGGTAAACGATCCCACGTTCAGCTCGGATTTGGACGATTGGAAGGTCTATGGAAATGCAAATATTGAGAAAAGAAAATCAACTAAGTCTGATAACTATTATTTGGTAGCATATAATCGAAGTCAACCACTTGATGGATTCTCTCAATCTTTTGATCTTCAGAAGGACCTTTTATATACATTTTCAGgttaattaaatacaaatttacatatattcatagtttttttttttaaggaatatattcattgatagtttttttttttgacttgagGGAGTtagggagggggagcagtggggtttgaatccggaacctcactgttcacacacaggaggtcgcaccgcttggtgtccccttaggAACATATTCATTgatatataaatacatacagaaccgatcacctacccaccgtgggcatgcataacgtgcccaccatgatgtgacaattgtaattatagtaagataatgtTAATTAGAGTAGgatttattagttatctttcctaattaaaattgccacatcaatggtgggcacgttatgcttgcccacggtgggtaggtgatcggttctgtaaaTACATAtacagagagagggagaacatATCATATAGATCCTCAAGCTTTCTATATATAGTTCCGTTGATCTTTTTATTTATGCATATCTATCTACAATAATAATTAGTATAAAAAGAGCATTGGACATAAcatgtggattgcctatttaacctctattatatattttattttaagattacTTTAGAAATTATATacttataagaatatattaatttattagatattgcactaaatctatgtgatatatatctatagctattgatcaGGCTTATCAATAAATATATCtattcaataaattatatttagtaGAAGTAATAAACTAATAAATTTTCTAAAAGAATAGACCaaattataaattgaaaaattaaatataataaatattatatttagatttttattttatcaaataaaataacattaatgaTGTGTACAACGTACGCTCTTTCTGCTAGTAATATTAAACATAAACATATATAAATCTAAAAATGCATTTACTCCAAAAATGCATATATAAATTCAAATAGGCATATACAATTTGTATATGCATATTAGTATTTGAcattatgcatatttttgttaAACATTATGCATGAATAAGAGATCTATGAGCAAAATGCATTTACTCCAAAAATGCATATACAAATTCAAATAGGCATATACaattatatatgcatatttgtatttGACATTATACATATTTTTGTTAAACATTATGCTTAAATAAGAGATTTACGGTTTTACATGAGGACTAGGATTTACCTGATCCTGTCCTTATATATATAGTCATGAGGGCTAGTCTAACCCCTTACTATAAGATTCGAATTCAAgactatgaattcatccaacaaagtcATGAATTCAACGTAAATCTTCATGATCTAAGAacggttcttattttattttttaaaataagtctctatttatctcgtccctatatatatacttacTCTATCTAGAAAGATTGTAcgtttattatatttttgtccATCTACCGTAGATCTTCATGGTCTGAgaactgaaaatgattcttattatatattttaaaatgaatttttattttagctcatccctatatatatacttcatccgtccacaaagattgtaTGTTTATTATTCTCTCCGTcgcattacaaatgtcccaaattccataatgggatgtcacattacaaatgtctcattccttttttgacaAATGATTAAGTGTCTCATTAATTAATGGGCCCACCAccaactctctctctttatacCTACTCTtacaaattcaatttatttctctctttccACCAAGTCATTTTATCTACgaattacacatttcttaatctctatgtccaaaagtaatgagatatttgtaatgggacggatgaagtactattttcgttcgtccacaaaaattgtATACTTTCCTTTTTAGAAACTACcccttatattttaaacctCATTCGcacttaatatttataaaatatccaatatttaacacttcaattTGATGGGTCCCTTTCTTCACTTAATTTTGGTTGACTATCTTCTACAGTActatataacacaaaatacaaaGGGATAATTTTGTCTCTTAAATCATATAATTGAgaaatttttaagtttttaatgtATTCATAATATTGAACATAACATGTATAATGTTAAATACGAATATCCATATTGTTACACACAAAAGTGCATGGATTATTCTTAATCTATTAACCTTCTCTCTCCTGTTTCTTCTTCTCTCTACTGCTATCTGttcatatctctctctctcgtggaTTCATTTAAATcactccttatatatatatatatatatcgattgACCCACCAAATTAACACTCTGTATGTGTGTATGTAAATAAATTGTTATGTAACTGAAATTAGTTTGTATGATTTTGACAGCATGGTTACAAGTAGATCAAGGAGAAGAAACGATACTAGCTTACATGGTAACTCCTAGCGGGGAACATATGGCAGCTGGTTCAGTAATAGCCAAATCTGGTTGTTGGTCTATGCTCAAAGGAGGCTTCACGGCTTATCAAGATATGAAAGCAGATCTAATTTtcaaagtatatatattttctcattCTATGGCATGGGGGAATTGTGCATATTTACACCGACTAATTTGTTTGGTGATTTATTACATGCAGTGCCCTAACACTATGATAGAGGTTTGGATAGACAATGTCTCACTTAAATCATTTACAAAGGAAGAATGGCGAGACCAACAGCAGCGAAGCATCAATAAGGTAATTTCTATATATTTTCACACTAattaaaattcatgaattatgCTGAttcaacattaattaattacttaattaagAGATAATTGCGCCTAATTTCATAAAGTTTCACCAGTTTTTGGTTTTTGCGCTTGAAAGAAAAATTATGCCTCCAAATATGTGAGTACTTGAATTTTCCAAATTAATGGTTAGATGAACGCCTCAAATAATgtacaaaacaaaataatgtaATTAAATGTCTATATCACTTCATCCAAGTCCGGATAACATTAGTTTGCCCCTTCATCAGCTAACTACAATCTTATTAATTCGCGGTAAATTGAAAATCATATAAACTTTCTGTACAATCTGATTTTTAATTCCATGAGTCATGAAATGCATGAATTAATGTATCCAGATTCGGAAAAgagagataaaattaatggtgatGAACGAGGCAGGGGAGGCATTGGAGGGCGCAAACATCAACCTGATCCAAACAAGGCCTCTCTTCACCATCGGCAGCGGCACCGCCAGTTCCATCCTCGACTCCAAACCCTACCAAGACTACTTCGCGGCGCGGTACACAGCTGCGACGCCCCACAACGAGATGAAATGGTACGCGACGGAGCTCACCCAGGGCCACGAGAACTACACGGTCCCGGACGCCATGTTCTCCTTCTTCACGCAGAGGGGCATCGCCATCCGCGGCCACTGCATCCTTTGGGACGCCACCAACGCCACCAACGCCTGGGTGCGTGCCTTGCCGCCGCGGGAGGTCCTTCTCGCGGCCACCCGGCGCATCGCCTCCGTTGTGTCGAGGTACTCCGGCAGCGTGATCGCGTGGGACGTGATGAATGAGAACTTGCACAACTCGTATTTCGAGAGTGTTTTGGGAGCCAACGCCTCGGCCGTGATCTACCAGATCGTTCGAGCCCTGGATCCCCACACGCCGTTGTTTCTGAACGAGTACAACACGCTTGAATTCCCGAAAGATTTGAAGGTGATTCCGGCCAGATACATACACAAAATTCGAGAGATCAAATCCTTCCCCGGCAACCAAGACATGGTGCTGCGCATCGGATTGCAGGGTCATTTCTCCTCGAGGCCTAATATTTCATACATTCGCGCCGCCTTTGATGTTTTAGGCGCATCGGGGAGTCCCATTTGGCTCACCGAGCTCGATTTCATCAAAATCCCTACACAGATTGAGGATTTGGAGGATGTTATGAGAGAGGCATTCGCGCATCCGGCCATGGAAGGAATGATCATTTTTGGAGGGTGGAAGGAGGCGGCGTGCAGAGACGAATGCATAAGCATAGTGGATTCCACCAACGTGCCGAAGGGCTGCTCGCAGATGTGCCTCATCGACAACAACTTCAAGAACCAGCCCATCGGAGATATGGTCGACAACTTGATCTTCAATGAATGGAAGAGTAACATCACCGCGCTCACCGACAAGGATGGCCGTTTCTCCGACAAACTCTTCCATGGGGCATATGACCTCACTTGCTCGCATCCCTCGCTGCCTAATCCTGTCATCAAATCCTTCAATCTCACCAAGGAGTCGGGCCCTTTTGAATTTTCCATCACTCTCAAATGATCTAAAATGTTCTAGACTtttatattactattatttttttcttaattgaACGATGACATTCGAAATAAACCAATTCAGTTTGAACTCTTTCAACTTGTAGTTCTAGTTAAGGTACAGAGGCCAAACCCAAAACTCTTCTTCACTTCACCAAGGACTTGATTGAATAACTGAATCAAAATTCATTTGGTCTAATTTTGAACTGAATTTCAAATCTATCAATAAACTTCATCaagacaaaaatgaaaatactaCACATCTAGAAAAGAGAAAGGATAAGATGTTCAATCCATCAAATTAAATGATAGATTAGCTTGGAGCATTATTTAACATGATAGTTAGGAGGGGGTGAGAAGAGACTCCAATTTGACATCCGTTTTGTAGATATTTTGTGATCAACAACAGAAGAATGATTTGAAGGATTAAAAGGTGATCTTAACTCGCCGTCAACATAAACCAACACATACAAGAACAACCCACTACCAGTTCGAATCGTCAAAGGTCAAGGCAATGGTGATTTGTGTAGTtcattcaacaaaaaaaaaaaaaaaaaactcaagtTCAGTAACATTAAGTTGACTTGACAATTCAAACAGTACTCAGATGAAAGACATGGAAAGGTTGGATATAATTTCAACTGGCATCATCTGACAGAAGCACACAACACAATTAGCCAACGCCAGAAAGGAATTGAAGTAACAATAACAGTAAACGGTCAAAAACGCATATATAGGAATGCAATGATACTCCAAATTATAGCCGAAAATGCAAAGGCCTATTCATTGATGTGTCTCAATACTCTGTGATACATAACAAAATAAAACGCTGAAAATAAACTTCAATTTAGTCCAGAAACATACTAGGGAAAACAACGATTAGAAAGCAATAGCTACTACCAGGATTTTAACGGTAAGATTTCTGGAACCTAGCACGAGCGCCACGACCGCCGAATTTCTTCGGCTCGCAGCGCCTGGGATCGGCGACGAGGAGCGTCCTGTCGTACCTACCGAGGATGTCCTTGATCTCCTTCTTCGACTGCTCGTCGACGTACTTCTGGTAGAACGCGACGAGGGCCTTCGCAATGGACTGACGGATGGCGTAGATCTGCGAGGTGTGACCGCCACCTTTCACGCGGATGCGCATGTCCACTCCGGCGAAGCGGTGGCGGCCGAGGAGAAGGATCGGCTCGAAAGCCTTGTAGCGGAGGATCTCCGGCTCCACAAGCTCGATCGGTTTACCGTTGATTTTGATCAGACCACGGCCGCGCTTGCAGTGAGTGACCGCTACTGCGGTTTTCTTCCGGCCGAAGCACTGAACGGATTCCTTTGCCGTGGGTGCCGCCATGGCTGCTGTTGATTTCTCTTCGCGCTTCTCTGCTACTGTTTCTCTTTCCCTCTCTAAGCGGCTGCTGCGGAAACCCTGAATGGCAGATCAAATAAACCCTAGATGAGTTTTCTTAAAACGAATGGAAACATATTTATATTTGGATTGGGCCATTGCAGCTGGAATTGGGCCTCACGGTCTTATGAGTAGtaagtttagggtttcagtGTTTTCAATTAGTTCTCCATTGTAAGTCTAAGGTTTTAAGtggtttccatttttttatttatttttttttcattttttttataacggttttagcGGTTTCAATTAGTTCTCATAACCTGTcgatgaaaaatattttatgttgtaatttataaaaattataaaacaaaatttatattttatagagTTCAATTATCTAAAATCGTCGacgaaaaattattttatgttgtACTTTATaaaagttataaaataaaatttatattttatagagTTCAATTATCTAAAATCGTTGGTTGTGATGGAGCACgataaactaaaataataagGCCAATACGGTTCGATCACCCAAAATCGTCTAAAATTTATGTACTTGTACTCTCAAacacatttaaaaaataaatttattgttttGCACATGATTTGatattttgttttattgagaaattATATTGCAAATAATTCAATATTCTACATTATAGGTCATGTGGTTATTGACGATCACAGAATATCACATGAATATCTTTTGTAGAATAGAAATCTATTCACGGTCTAAATATATCTGAATAACCTATTGGTATAAAGACGGAAGTATTTATTGGTGAAtttagtttgtcttgactaatTATAGTACGTGTACGGTTGTAGCacttaaatttgatattaagaATGAGGTCTTaggttattcttatttcttaatataattaataatattgtgCATACGAGACTTGTCATATATACTACTTTGATTTATTAATGGGTGAGGATTAATATAATCCAATATTCTCGATATCTTGGATGGTGGTAATTTAGTCTCGAGAAgtgttgttatatttttataaaaacttATGTCTCGATGTGTCAAGTTGATGATGTCCCCTTGAAGTGCTCATAATGTTTATTgaggcactctcccgtgcaaccggttgcaccatgcaactggtttctgaatgacactacttcagcatataaatgacacttgaagatcttcaagtgtcatttgtatattgaagtagtgtcattcggaaATGTTCAAGAGTCATTTCCCGAATGAAGTAATGTCATTTTGGAAACCAGTTGCACAGTGCAACCGGTTACACAGGAGTATTTGTGATGTTTATTATACTAGAACTCAGCCAGTTGGATTTATTTCCAAGTACAATAGCTATGTTACATCAATTATACTCTtggataatatattaattaattaaagtttccagcaagcttaaattaattaatggatgtgtGACATCATAACTAAAcactataaataattaaatgaaaatgagtcaTACTCGTAATATGAATTAGGATGGGTAGTGCAATATTAACTATTTAAtggaatgtaacaccccgtatttagttaccttataatagtatcg includes these proteins:
- the LOC131023181 gene encoding endo-1,4-beta-xylanase 5-like, which codes for MQFRAELRMQSRAEFQRLHRVKIRYMCVLVGPVRRARADAVQSRAQDAEQSRVSEAAQSEDPVHVPVGPVTRARAKTFKANLMTLVEEIWRQELKRPIGEGLTDQSSKVHRTMKYFQGATFVVLCALLISGCALAESDSSNYDYKANIRCMVEALDPQYEGGMVNDPTFSSDLDDWKVYGNANIEKRKSTKSDNYYLVAYNRSQPLDGFSQSFDLQKDLLYTFSAWLQVDQGEETILAYMVTPSGEHMAAGSVIAKSGCWSMLKGGFTAYQDMKADLIFKCPNTMIEVWIDNVSLKSFTKEEWRDQQQRSINKIRKREIKLMVMNEAGEALEGANINLIQTRPLFTIGSGTASSILDSKPYQDYFAARYTAATPHNEMKWYATELTQGHENYTVPDAMFSFFTQRGIAIRGHCILWDATNATNAWVRALPPREVLLAATRRIASVVSRYSGSVIAWDVMNENLHNSYFESVLGANASAVIYQIVRALDPHTPLFLNEYNTLEFPKDLKVIPARYIHKIREIKSFPGNQDMVLRIGLQGHFSSRPNISYIRAAFDVLGASGSPIWLTELDFIKIPTQIEDLEDVMREAFAHPAMEGMIIFGGWKEAACRDECISIVDSTNVPKGCSQMCLIDNNFKNQPIGDMVDNLIFNEWKSNITALTDKDGRFSDKLFHGAYDLTCSHPSLPNPVIKSFNLTKESGPFEFSITLK
- the LOC131019497 gene encoding 40S ribosomal protein S16-like, encoding MAAPTAKESVQCFGRKKTAVAVTHCKRGRGLIKINGKPIELVEPEILRYKAFEPILLLGRHRFAGVDMRIRVKGGGHTSQIYAIRQSIAKALVAFYQKYVDEQSKKEIKDILGRYDRTLLVADPRRCEPKKFGGRGARARFQKSYR